Proteins encoded by one window of Paenibacillus sp. DCT19:
- a CDS encoding Gfo/Idh/MocA family protein — translation MWNIGIVGTGYWSEKHIKAWQHIEDTTITAICDKNTALLSDKSDQYNIPEAYRYSDVVTMLEQADIDVLDIITPPETHLELVKLAAAAGKHIMCQKPFARSLAEAEEMVQIAEQAGVRLMVTENWRWLEPFQIIKNLLLEHAVGKLNTIRYIHTDFYSPRFDPDQELPQPFFRDMPQLLFYEMGVHWLDTWRFLFGEPSRLYAETRKVSPYTVGEDSGMILIGYEDYMGLMDMSWATRRELQEPLGEQVLPNHKEQLIIEGDKATIKLYHTGRLTIIDNAGVETVIADQTALNYEDSHRKLQGHFIDCLNTGAEFQTSGLDNLKTLRLVFDTYDSAANHKVQLY, via the coding sequence ATGTGGAACATTGGTATTGTGGGTACGGGGTACTGGTCTGAAAAACATATTAAAGCATGGCAGCATATTGAGGATACAACGATCACGGCCATTTGCGACAAGAATACAGCATTGCTGAGTGACAAATCAGATCAATATAACATTCCAGAAGCGTATCGGTATTCAGATGTAGTAACAATGCTGGAGCAGGCTGATATTGATGTCCTGGATATTATTACTCCACCAGAAACACATCTGGAGCTTGTGAAGCTGGCGGCAGCCGCCGGCAAACATATTATGTGTCAGAAGCCGTTTGCGAGATCGCTTGCAGAGGCAGAAGAAATGGTTCAGATTGCTGAGCAGGCAGGCGTACGCTTAATGGTTACTGAGAATTGGCGCTGGTTAGAGCCGTTCCAGATCATCAAAAATCTGTTGCTTGAACATGCAGTGGGTAAGCTAAACACCATTCGTTATATTCATACTGATTTTTATTCACCACGGTTTGATCCAGATCAAGAGCTTCCACAGCCGTTTTTCAGAGATATGCCGCAATTATTGTTCTATGAGATGGGTGTGCACTGGCTGGATACGTGGCGGTTCTTATTCGGTGAGCCCTCCAGATTGTATGCGGAGACTCGTAAAGTGAGCCCTTATACCGTGGGGGAAGACAGTGGCATGATCCTCATCGGTTATGAAGACTACATGGGTCTGATGGATATGAGCTGGGCTACACGGCGGGAGCTACAGGAGCCTTTGGGAGAACAGGTGCTGCCGAATCATAAGGAACAGCTCATCATCGAAGGGGATAAAGCAACCATTAAACTGTATCATACGGGCAGATTAACGATCATTGATAATGCTGGTGTAGAGACTGTCATAGCAGATCAGACAGCATTGAATTATGAGGATAGTCATCGGAAGCTACAGGGTCATTTTATTGACTGTTTGAACACAGGTGCAGAGTTCCAGACCAGCGGCTTGGACAATCTGAAGACGTTACGTCTTGTATTTGATACGTATGACAGTGCGGCGAATCATAAGGTTCAGTTGTATTAA
- a CDS encoding DUF4038 domain-containing protein: protein MSATISMNGRSFEEQGSPFFYLADTVWSAFTNATLEEWEEYLDYRKMQGFNVLQMNVLSQWDASGSDLDWEPFALQEDGSYDYSQLNEAYFDRATEMVRMAVERGFTPALVLLWCNYVPDTWATPFQQGNKMPLEVVEPYVTYAVKRFSAFNPIYLVSGDTDFPSELANRYYQTALDTVKRISPSSVATLHIQGRLREIPEVFMNHEGLDFYMYQSGHNSEFQHYSHEIAEHFYNLTPERPVINGEPCYEQISYSRNVYGRYSALDARRAAWQSLLAGGAAGVTYGAHGIWSWHKKGQNFGIVEGEGFDSPYDWRAALRFEGAWDYSFIKYVFDMYNLVGVKPLDIVLNQTKEIRAAGNEDTVILYVPVNTKVRLDFEAEAYSFTTIDLMHRRFARTEAYRENGYSVLPMHEFEHDVVIIGTKK from the coding sequence ATGAGCGCAACGATATCGATGAACGGAAGAAGTTTTGAGGAACAGGGCAGTCCCTTCTTTTACTTGGCAGATACGGTGTGGAGTGCATTTACCAATGCCACATTAGAAGAATGGGAAGAGTATCTCGATTATCGCAAAATGCAGGGCTTTAATGTGCTGCAAATGAATGTGTTAAGCCAATGGGATGCAAGTGGATCTGATCTGGATTGGGAGCCGTTCGCTCTTCAGGAGGATGGTTCGTACGATTACAGTCAGTTGAATGAAGCTTATTTTGATCGGGCAACAGAGATGGTACGTATGGCGGTTGAGCGAGGCTTCACACCTGCACTGGTTCTATTGTGGTGTAACTATGTACCAGATACATGGGCAACTCCGTTCCAGCAAGGGAATAAAATGCCGCTGGAGGTTGTAGAACCGTATGTAACTTATGCGGTGAAGCGATTCTCGGCGTTTAATCCGATCTATCTGGTGAGCGGGGATACGGATTTTCCATCCGAATTGGCTAATCGTTATTATCAAACCGCACTGGACACGGTAAAACGAATCAGTCCATCCAGCGTAGCTACTCTGCACATACAGGGAAGACTTCGGGAGATTCCAGAGGTGTTCATGAATCATGAAGGACTTGATTTTTATATGTATCAGTCCGGGCACAATTCCGAATTCCAACATTATTCACATGAGATTGCAGAGCATTTTTACAACCTTACTCCGGAGCGTCCTGTTATTAACGGTGAACCCTGTTATGAACAGATTAGCTACAGTCGTAATGTCTATGGACGTTATTCGGCGCTGGATGCTCGCCGAGCAGCATGGCAGAGCCTGCTTGCAGGAGGTGCAGCAGGCGTGACGTATGGTGCGCACGGGATCTGGAGCTGGCATAAAAAAGGGCAGAATTTTGGCATTGTGGAAGGCGAGGGCTTCGATAGTCCATACGACTGGAGAGCGGCGTTACGATTTGAAGGAGCATGGGATTATTCATTCATTAAATATGTATTTGATATGTACAATCTGGTCGGGGTGAAGCCGCTAGATATCGTACTGAACCAGACTAAGGAGATTCGGGCAGCAGGTAATGAAGATACCGTGATCCTGTATGTGCCAGTGAATACGAAGGTACGATTAGATTTCGAAGCAGAAGCGTATTCGTTCACTACGATTGATCTCATGCATCGTCGTTTTGCACGAACAGAAGCGTATCGCGAGAATGGATATAGTGTGTTGCCGATGCACGAATTTGAGCATGATGTGGTCATCATTGGCACCAAAAAATAA
- a CDS encoding diaminopimelate dehydrogenase: MNMVKVGIVGYGNLGRGVEKAIKQNYDMELVAIFTRRDPEQMVGEDTSARFEHISAAEQYIGKIDVMLLCGGSATDLPEQTPVIARLFNTVDSFDTHAKIPEFYAEVNAAAEQGGHVSVISTGWDPGLFSMNRLLAQSILPEGKEYTFWGTGVSQGHSDAIRRVPGVKAGVQYTVPVEEVINRIRAGETPELSTREKHLRQCYVVAEAGANEDEIRETIVSMPNYFADYDTTVTFITEEQLKAEHEGMPHGGFVIRSGVTGTASKQIIEFGLKLDSNPEFTASVLVAYARAAHRLSAEGHKGAKTVFDIPLGHLSPKSAEELRRDLL; this comes from the coding sequence TTGAACATGGTTAAAGTGGGTATTGTGGGTTACGGTAACTTGGGTAGAGGCGTTGAGAAAGCAATTAAGCAAAACTATGATATGGAACTGGTTGCTATATTTACACGCCGTGATCCAGAGCAGATGGTAGGCGAAGATACATCCGCTCGTTTCGAACATATCTCTGCCGCTGAGCAATACATAGGCAAAATTGATGTGATGTTGCTGTGTGGAGGTTCGGCTACAGATCTTCCGGAGCAGACACCTGTCATTGCACGTCTATTCAACACGGTAGATAGCTTCGATACACATGCGAAAATCCCTGAATTCTATGCAGAGGTTAATGCCGCTGCCGAGCAAGGTGGACATGTAAGTGTCATCTCTACGGGCTGGGATCCAGGATTGTTCTCTATGAATCGTCTGTTGGCACAATCCATTCTGCCTGAAGGTAAAGAATATACATTCTGGGGAACTGGCGTTAGCCAAGGTCACTCCGATGCGATTCGTCGTGTACCAGGTGTCAAAGCCGGAGTTCAGTACACTGTACCTGTAGAAGAAGTAATTAACCGTATTCGTGCAGGTGAAACGCCAGAGTTGTCTACGCGTGAGAAACATTTGAGACAATGTTACGTTGTGGCTGAAGCAGGAGCGAACGAGGATGAGATCCGTGAAACGATTGTATCCATGCCGAACTATTTTGCTGACTATGATACAACGGTAACCTTTATTACGGAAGAGCAATTGAAAGCTGAACACGAAGGTATGCCGCATGGTGGATTCGTGATTCGCAGTGGAGTAACGGGTACAGCTTCCAAGCAAATTATTGAATTTGGCTTGAAATTGGATAGCAACCCTGAGTTCACAGCAAGTGTACTGGTTGCATATGCAAGAGCTGCACATCGCCTGAGCGCTGAAGGTCACAAAGGTGCCAAAACAGTGTTTGATATTCCACTGGGTCACCTGTCTCCTAAATCCGCTGAAGAGCTTCGTCGTGATCTGCTCTAA
- a CDS encoding exodeoxyribonuclease III produces MKLVSWNVNGLRACVTKGFMDYYQESQADIFCVQETKLQAGQIEMDLGEDVYQYWNYAIKKGYSGTAVFTRIKPLSVWYGMEEDSEPEGRMITLEFDEFYLVNVYTPNAKRDLTRLPYRLEWEDRFLKYLQQLEANKPVIVCGDLNVAHQEIDLKNPKPNMGNSGFTLEERGKMTDLLATGYVDSFRHLYPDRTDVYSWWSYMPKVRERNVGWRIDYFLVSNQLVSKVKDAHIDCHVMGSDHCPVGLTLNCKG; encoded by the coding sequence ATGAAATTAGTGTCCTGGAATGTAAATGGATTACGGGCATGTGTGACCAAGGGATTTATGGATTATTATCAGGAGAGCCAGGCTGATATTTTCTGTGTGCAAGAGACGAAGCTACAGGCAGGCCAGATCGAGATGGATCTGGGTGAGGATGTATATCAATACTGGAATTATGCGATCAAAAAAGGCTATTCCGGCACGGCTGTATTTACTCGGATCAAGCCACTTTCCGTCTGGTATGGGATGGAGGAAGACAGTGAGCCGGAAGGTCGAATGATTACACTGGAGTTTGATGAATTTTATCTGGTGAATGTGTATACACCTAATGCAAAGCGTGACCTGACCCGATTACCTTACCGTCTCGAATGGGAGGATCGTTTCCTGAAATACCTTCAACAGTTGGAAGCGAACAAACCGGTTATCGTATGCGGTGACCTGAATGTGGCCCATCAAGAGATTGACCTGAAGAATCCGAAGCCCAATATGGGCAATTCAGGGTTCACATTAGAAGAGCGAGGTAAAATGACGGACTTGCTCGCGACAGGATATGTGGATAGTTTCCGTCACCTGTATCCGGATCGCACGGATGTGTATAGCTGGTGGTCGTATATGCCAAAGGTTAGAGAACGGAACGTTGGCTGGCGTATCGATTATTTTCTGGTATCGAATCAACTGGTCTCAAAAGTCAAGGATGCACACATCGACTGCCATGTGATGGGCAGCGATCATTGTCCTGTCGGGCTAACATTAAATTGTAAAGGTTGA
- a CDS encoding pentapeptide repeat-containing protein, whose translation MSNQSFVNTEAPLHLSADCEQCFGLCCVALPYGKSSDFAFDKSSGTPCPNLRNDNRCGIHTELRQKGFKGCTVYDCFGAGQKLSQLTYAGKDWRNHPELASEMFDCLPVMRQLQEMMSYVNEMLAYPETKSIHLRLREKYQETEQLTLLEPAAILRLDIPTHRASISELLLQGSEMIRTQATSSMKQADKSSGHGKSKSKSKINKRAGGMDYLGANLKGADLRGNSFRGALMIAADLRNADLRTADFIGADLRDADLGGADLRGSLFLTQSQLNSAKGNNATKLPSHVKTPEHWTA comes from the coding sequence ATGTCTAACCAATCCTTCGTCAACACGGAGGCACCCCTGCATCTGAGCGCAGACTGCGAGCAATGTTTTGGCTTATGCTGTGTGGCACTGCCGTATGGCAAATCTTCCGATTTTGCTTTTGATAAATCCAGTGGCACGCCTTGTCCGAACCTCCGCAACGATAATCGATGCGGCATCCATACAGAACTTAGACAAAAAGGATTTAAAGGTTGTACGGTATACGATTGTTTTGGAGCGGGACAGAAGCTCTCACAGCTTACATATGCAGGTAAGGACTGGCGAAATCACCCCGAGCTTGCTTCAGAGATGTTCGACTGCCTACCTGTCATGAGACAGCTACAGGAAATGATGAGCTATGTGAATGAGATGCTGGCGTATCCTGAAACAAAATCGATCCATTTACGTCTCCGTGAAAAATATCAAGAAACAGAGCAACTCACATTACTGGAGCCGGCAGCCATTTTACGGCTGGATATCCCGACTCACCGAGCCAGTATAAGCGAGCTCTTGCTGCAAGGAAGCGAGATGATCCGTACCCAAGCGACCTCCAGCATGAAACAAGCAGATAAGTCATCAGGTCATGGAAAATCCAAATCGAAGTCCAAAATAAATAAACGTGCCGGTGGAATGGACTATCTAGGCGCCAACCTCAAAGGAGCAGATCTTCGTGGTAACAGCTTCAGGGGAGCGCTTATGATCGCGGCTGATCTTCGCAATGCAGACCTAAGAACAGCTGACTTCATAGGTGCGGACTTACGCGATGCAGATCTTGGTGGGGCGGATCTGAGAGGCAGTCTTTTTCTAACACAGTCACAGCTTAACTCAGCCAAGGGAAATAACGCGACAAAGCTGCCCTCTCATGTGAAAACGCCTGAGCACTGGACTGCATAA